In Deinococcus sp. KNUC1210, a single genomic region encodes these proteins:
- a CDS encoding alpha/beta fold hydrolase — protein MHAAAIPALLLPGTLCGETLWSGVPLPSGTQARTAIQGHSLAEAASMALEGVQGQVHLVGFSLGAIVAFEVLRLAPERVARLTLISANPHAPTAAQLQIWSEQQARVQAGEFGALIGELSTGPHRQQLLDMAWRTGPQVFLEQLDLLRSRPDSRPTLARWTGPLTLLVGQDDVVTPPHLSSEMKALAPQADLRIVPRAGHYLPLDAPDALSEVLCPNPVRGVTYA, from the coding sequence ATGCACGCCGCAGCCATACCAGCACTGCTGTTGCCCGGAACCCTGTGCGGCGAGACGCTGTGGAGCGGCGTGCCACTGCCCAGCGGAACGCAGGCACGAACGGCCATTCAGGGCCATTCGCTGGCCGAAGCCGCGTCTATGGCGCTGGAAGGCGTGCAGGGTCAGGTTCATCTGGTGGGCTTCTCGCTGGGAGCCATCGTGGCGTTCGAGGTGCTGCGGCTGGCCCCGGAACGCGTCGCCCGCCTGACCCTGATCAGTGCCAATCCACACGCGCCCACTGCGGCGCAGTTGCAGATCTGGTCCGAGCAGCAGGCGCGCGTGCAGGCCGGAGAATTTGGTGCACTGATCGGAGAACTCAGCACCGGCCCGCATCGCCAGCAACTGCTGGACATGGCGTGGCGAACCGGGCCGCAGGTGTTTCTGGAACAGCTGGACCTGCTCCGCTCGCGCCCTGACAGCCGCCCCACGCTCGCCCGCTGGACCGGCCCGCTGACGCTGCTGGTCGGTCAGGACGACGTGGTCACGCCGCCACACCTCAGCAGCGAGATGAAGGCGCTCGCTCCTCAGGCAGACCTGCGGATCGTACCGCGAGCAGGGCATTATCTGCCGCTGGACGCGCCGGACGCTCTCTCAGAGGTGCTCTGTCCGAATCCTGTGCGTGGGGTGACGTATGCCTGA
- a CDS encoding sugar ABC transporter substrate-binding protein: MQKAGKSVKQRVGLSLGLLGVLTLGGVVPSSGSAQGSMPYGLKAGKPYNGTKLKFLICCLGAGQFAQLSKLTGEGGEFNQLTGISVQWENTPYEALQQKELVEATTGSTYDAVAWVDAWGEAIKPYLVSLNDRIKTDHINLRDYPSAYVQAATDSSGNIIGMPFRGHPLVLFYRKDIFTNLRLPVPRTWQQVETTAQLIQKRMPGTVGLSAMYGVNAGQNLFNWVSMLWGNGGDILDKGGHPIFNNEKGLQATQFYIDLLRKDKVVPAASTTFGEPESSSQILQGKAAMWVGWWWYWSKFSDPKQVSASVLNNVGFSPAPGWAGGTTQNYGLVWPVGIFKNSKNQDAAWEFIKYVSNTDVQKKVASNRSDPALADNTIVTFSGMNDPKVNAANGGIPKVGGQALRSARTLPQVRSWAEIQSVLEIGINKMSTGADVKATLDGMARDVDAIQKRAGYYK; the protein is encoded by the coding sequence ATGCAGAAAGCAGGCAAGTCAGTGAAGCAGCGGGTAGGACTGTCCCTCGGACTCCTGGGGGTCCTGACCCTCGGCGGCGTCGTGCCCTCGTCGGGCAGCGCTCAGGGCAGCATGCCCTACGGCCTCAAGGCAGGAAAGCCCTACAACGGCACGAAGCTCAAGTTCCTGATCTGCTGTCTGGGAGCGGGTCAGTTCGCACAGCTGTCCAAACTGACCGGCGAGGGCGGCGAGTTCAATCAGCTGACCGGTATCAGCGTGCAGTGGGAAAACACGCCCTATGAAGCCCTTCAGCAGAAGGAACTGGTCGAGGCCACCACCGGCAGCACCTACGACGCCGTGGCCTGGGTCGACGCCTGGGGCGAGGCCATCAAGCCCTACCTCGTCTCGCTGAACGACCGCATCAAGACCGACCACATCAACCTGCGCGACTACCCCAGCGCGTACGTCCAGGCGGCCACCGACAGCAGCGGCAACATCATCGGCATGCCGTTCCGCGGACATCCGCTGGTGCTGTTCTACCGCAAGGACATCTTCACCAACCTGCGCCTGCCGGTGCCGCGAACGTGGCAGCAGGTCGAGACGACCGCGCAGCTCATTCAGAAGCGCATGCCCGGCACGGTGGGTCTGTCGGCCATGTACGGCGTGAACGCCGGGCAGAACCTCTTCAACTGGGTCAGCATGCTGTGGGGCAATGGCGGCGACATCCTCGACAAGGGCGGCCATCCGATCTTCAACAACGAGAAAGGCCTTCAGGCCACCCAGTTCTATATCGATCTGCTCCGCAAGGACAAAGTGGTTCCGGCTGCGTCCACCACCTTCGGTGAGCCGGAATCCTCCAGCCAGATCCTTCAGGGCAAGGCCGCCATGTGGGTCGGCTGGTGGTGGTACTGGTCGAAATTCTCCGATCCGAAGCAGGTATCGGCAAGCGTGCTGAACAACGTCGGCTTCTCGCCCGCACCCGGCTGGGCTGGCGGCACCACCCAGAACTACGGCCTGGTCTGGCCAGTGGGCATCTTCAAGAACTCCAAGAACCAGGATGCCGCCTGGGAATTCATCAAGTACGTCAGCAACACCGACGTGCAGAAGAAGGTGGCCTCCAACCGCAGCGACCCGGCACTGGCCGACAACACCATCGTCACCTTCTCGGGCATGAACGATCCCAAGGTGAACGCGGCCAACGGCGGCATTCCCAAGGTCGGCGGTCAGGCCCTGAGAAGCGCCCGCACGCTGCCCCAGGTGCGCTCGTGGGCAGAGATTCAGAGCGTGCTGGAAATCGGCATCAACAAGATGTCGACCGGTGCCGACGTGAAGGCCACCCTCGACGGCATGGCGCGGGACGTGGACGCCATCCAGAAGCGGGCCGGCTACTACAAGTAA
- a CDS encoding cytochrome c gives MKYLLLLAAASSFASAQNGKSLYTANCAACHQATGRGIPGAFPPLAGHFPDLLAAGGRAYTVRVVLFGLTGAIQVNGKAFNGAMPGFSQLSDAELAAILNEVSTRWGNTLPATEMPYSPAEIGAARGDTLTPAQVYSARPKGTK, from the coding sequence ATGAAGTATCTGCTGCTGCTGGCTGCGGCCAGTTCGTTTGCCAGCGCCCAGAACGGCAAAAGCCTGTATACCGCGAACTGTGCGGCCTGTCATCAGGCGACCGGGCGCGGCATTCCCGGAGCTTTTCCGCCCCTGGCAGGACACTTTCCCGATCTGCTCGCGGCGGGTGGGCGAGCCTACACCGTCAGGGTGGTGCTGTTCGGGCTGACGGGAGCGATTCAGGTGAACGGCAAGGCCTTCAACGGGGCGATGCCCGGATTTTCGCAGCTCAGCGACGCCGAACTCGCGGCGATCCTGAACGAAGTTTCGACCCGGTGGGGCAACACCCTGCCGGCCACCGAAATGCCGTACAGTCCCGCAGAAATCGGGGCGGCACGCGGCGACACCCTCACGCCCGCTCAGGTGTACTCGGCGCGGCCCAAGGGGACGAAATAG
- the tatA gene encoding twin-arginine translocase TatA/TatE family subunit, which yields MPGIGPLELVLLVVVVILLFGARKLPEMGRGLGEGIREFRRAGRELMRGSGSESSDHADE from the coding sequence ATGCCAGGGATCGGCCCTCTTGAACTCGTCCTGCTCGTTGTCGTCGTGATTCTGCTGTTCGGTGCTCGGAAACTTCCCGAAATGGGCAGGGGTCTGGGAGAAGGTATCCGTGAATTTCGCAGGGCTGGACGCGAACTGATGCGCGGTTCCGGGTCAGAGAGCAGCGACCACGCCGACGAATAG
- a CDS encoding HpcH/HpaI aldolase/citrate lyase family protein: MPDPSGPLQARWNAGETVLNGWLHLPGGVSAELMGRAGYDALTIDLQHGLIGDGGLVGTLQAIAATPAVPLVRVPWLHPPDLMRALDAGAAGVICPMIDTPEQAAALVHACRYAPSGGRSYGPTRARLIYGSDYAQHANTQTLIFAMIETAQALENLDSILDTPGLSGVYVGPADLSLSLTGQATLDFSQGEAAQAVARIAQAARQRGLIPGIFTQGGELARQATALGYTFVTAGSDVALLEGAARQVLNDLRGTVSTASGGY, translated from the coding sequence ATGCCTGACCCGAGCGGCCCGTTGCAGGCCCGCTGGAACGCGGGGGAAACGGTCCTGAACGGCTGGCTGCACCTGCCGGGCGGCGTCAGCGCGGAACTCATGGGCCGGGCTGGGTACGACGCTCTGACCATCGACCTGCAACATGGCCTGATCGGTGACGGCGGGCTGGTGGGCACGCTCCAGGCCATCGCTGCCACCCCTGCTGTCCCGCTGGTGCGCGTGCCGTGGCTGCATCCACCCGATCTGATGCGGGCGCTGGACGCCGGAGCCGCAGGCGTCATCTGCCCGATGATCGACACGCCGGAGCAAGCTGCTGCACTCGTCCATGCCTGCCGCTACGCTCCGTCCGGTGGGCGCAGTTACGGCCCCACCCGCGCCCGGCTGATCTACGGCTCCGACTACGCCCAGCACGCGAACACCCAGACGCTGATCTTTGCCATGATCGAGACCGCGCAGGCGCTGGAGAATCTGGACAGCATCCTGGATACGCCGGGCCTGAGCGGCGTGTATGTCGGTCCCGCCGACCTGAGCCTCAGTCTGACCGGGCAGGCCACTCTCGATTTCAGTCAGGGCGAGGCCGCCCAGGCAGTGGCCCGCATCGCCCAGGCAGCCCGGCAGCGCGGCCTGATTCCCGGCATTTTCACTCAGGGCGGAGAGCTGGCCCGCCAGGCCACCGCGCTGGGATACACCTTCGTCACGGCCGGATCCGATGTTGCGCTGCTGGAAGGGGCAGCCAGACAGGTGCTGAACGATCTGCGCGGCACCGTCTCCACCGCTTCGGGAGGGTACTGA
- a CDS encoding LacI family DNA-binding transcriptional regulator, whose protein sequence is MTSHDVSREAGVSQSAVSRAFTPGAHISPETRQRVLEAARKLGYQPNAIARSLVTQRSGIVALIVGDLHNPFYPQALSQFAQALEHRGKRALLLTHDARRDVQETLDAASRYQIEAAIVFPTRLNSTLPSLGDVSKGGVPVLLFNRHLPGRNLLSVACDNYAGGRLAAQVLLDAGASRLAFIGGDPETSTHQDRLRGFEERLRESGLDLLAAPSHAFQYDWGVQATLDLHAAGQMPDAVFGANDIVAIGVLDALRQLGRRVPEEVSVIGFDDIQESARLAYRLTTIRQPLEIMIEDALRALDDPRPGNGPRLHPGELIWRDTVKRQDTAKGQKDTAKGQS, encoded by the coding sequence GTGACCTCGCACGACGTTTCACGCGAGGCCGGTGTGTCGCAGTCGGCGGTGTCGCGGGCCTTCACGCCAGGAGCGCACATCAGCCCCGAGACGCGCCAGCGTGTGCTGGAAGCGGCCCGAAAGCTGGGCTATCAGCCCAACGCCATCGCCCGCAGCCTGGTCACGCAGCGCAGCGGCATCGTGGCGCTCATCGTGGGCGACCTGCACAATCCCTTCTATCCGCAGGCGCTGTCGCAGTTCGCGCAGGCGCTGGAACACCGGGGCAAGCGGGCGCTGCTGCTCACCCACGACGCCCGCCGCGACGTGCAGGAAACGCTGGACGCCGCCAGCCGCTATCAGATCGAGGCGGCAATCGTCTTTCCGACGCGCCTGAACAGCACGCTGCCCAGCCTGGGCGACGTTTCGAAAGGGGGCGTACCGGTGCTGCTGTTCAACCGTCATCTGCCGGGCCGTAACCTGCTGTCGGTGGCGTGCGACAACTACGCCGGGGGCCGCCTGGCAGCGCAGGTGCTGCTGGATGCGGGCGCGAGCAGACTGGCCTTTATCGGCGGCGATCCCGAAACGTCCACCCATCAGGACCGCTTGCGCGGGTTCGAGGAGCGGCTGCGCGAATCGGGGCTGGACCTGCTGGCGGCGCCCTCGCACGCCTTTCAGTACGACTGGGGCGTGCAGGCCACGCTCGATCTGCACGCCGCCGGACAGATGCCCGACGCGGTGTTCGGGGCAAACGACATCGTGGCAATCGGCGTGCTGGACGCACTGCGGCAGCTCGGGCGGCGGGTGCCGGAAGAGGTGAGCGTGATCGGCTTCGACGACATTCAGGAATCGGCGCGGCTGGCTTACCGCCTCACCACCATCCGTCAGCCGCTGGAAATCATGATCGAGGACGCGCTGCGGGCGCTCGACGACCCGAGGCCCGGGAACGGCCCGAGGCTGCATCCCGGCGAACTGATCTGGCGCGATACCGTGAAACGGCAGGACACAGCCAAGGGGCAAAAGGACACAGCCAAGGGGCAAAGTTGA
- the hisD gene encoding histidinol dehydrogenase, whose amino-acid sequence MARILKPGMNAQTKLSIQESVQQTVRGIIESIRTQGDAALRELSQKFDGWNPPAFRLTQAEIEAAVAQVPPEQLDSIRFSLEQVQTFARAQRASIHDVEIETIPGVTLGHKVLPINSVACYVPGGRYPMIASAIMSVATAKVAGVGRVVAVTPPKDGQPYPATVATMHLAGADEIYIMGGVQALAALALGTETIAPVDMLVGPGNAYVAEAKRQLFGQVGIDLLAGPTETLVIADDSVDAEMVATDLLGQAEHGTNSPAVLLTTSERLAGEVVTEIERQLKVLATAEVAGQAWRDYGQIILADDDAEMVRVGDEIASEHVQVLTRDPDYFLNNLSNYGSLFLGPETNVAYGDKTIGTNHILPTGRSARYTGGLWVGKYLKTVTYQRATREASVIIGQHCSVICGIEGFAGHQRQADLRVERYRQPDPVGAAD is encoded by the coding sequence ATGGCACGCATTCTGAAACCCGGCATGAACGCCCAGACCAAGCTCAGCATTCAGGAATCGGTGCAGCAGACGGTGCGCGGCATCATCGAGAGCATCCGTACTCAGGGCGACGCCGCCCTTAGAGAGCTGTCGCAGAAGTTCGACGGCTGGAATCCGCCCGCCTTCCGGCTGACCCAGGCAGAGATCGAAGCGGCGGTGGCGCAGGTTCCGCCGGAGCAGCTGGACTCGATCCGCTTCAGCCTGGAGCAGGTGCAGACGTTTGCACGGGCGCAGCGGGCCTCGATTCACGATGTCGAAATCGAGACGATTCCCGGCGTGACGCTGGGCCACAAGGTCTTGCCGATCAACTCGGTGGCCTGCTACGTACCGGGCGGACGCTATCCGATGATCGCCAGCGCCATCATGAGCGTGGCGACCGCGAAGGTGGCGGGCGTGGGGCGCGTGGTGGCTGTCACGCCGCCCAAAGACGGCCAGCCGTACCCGGCGACGGTGGCGACCATGCATCTGGCCGGAGCCGACGAAATCTACATCATGGGCGGGGTGCAGGCGCTGGCCGCCCTCGCGCTGGGCACCGAAACCATCGCGCCTGTCGATATGCTGGTAGGGCCGGGGAATGCTTATGTTGCCGAGGCCAAGCGTCAGCTCTTCGGGCAGGTGGGCATCGACCTGCTGGCCGGGCCGACCGAAACCCTCGTGATCGCCGATGACAGCGTGGACGCCGAGATGGTCGCCACCGATCTGCTGGGGCAGGCCGAACACGGCACCAACAGTCCGGCTGTGCTGCTGACCACCTCCGAGCGACTGGCAGGCGAGGTCGTGACCGAAATCGAGCGGCAGCTGAAGGTGCTGGCCACGGCAGAGGTGGCAGGGCAGGCATGGCGCGACTACGGCCAGATCATCCTGGCCGACGATGACGCGGAAATGGTGCGCGTGGGCGACGAGATCGCCAGCGAACACGTGCAGGTGCTGACCCGCGATCCCGACTATTTCCTGAACAACCTCAGCAATTACGGTTCTCTGTTCCTGGGGCCAGAAACCAACGTGGCCTACGGCGACAAGACCATCGGCACCAACCACATCCTGCCCACCGGACGCTCTGCCCGGTATACCGGCGGGCTGTGGGTCGGCAAGTACCTGAAAACCGTGACGTACCAGCGGGCCACCCGTGAGGCCAGCGTCATCATCGGGCAGCACTGCTCGGTGATCTGCGGAATCGAGGGGTTTGCCGGGCATCAGCGTCAGGCCGATCTGCGGGTGGAGCGGTATCGCCAGCCGGACCCGGTGGGGGCGGCAGACTGA
- a CDS encoding carbohydrate ABC transporter permease, with the protein MTTLNSLPTSKPKQVPLRRRLEDGAGTLATLAVIFFVMFPLVWMVLTAFKTEVDAFSTKVFFQPTLDNFHAIFSEPTSLGSHIWISALVACLTVAITVPLGAAAAYVLARHRFRGRESLSLIILITQFIPAVVVAIPFFTLFRSAGLIDTPIALVIIYLSFTLPYAIWMLRGFFDALPVEVEEASFIDGCNELQTLRLVTFPLVMPGILVSAVFAFISAWNEYFFALILTRQNSLTLPIAIQSISGPRGPEWQQLAAAGLIVMVPIMVMSLFIRKYFVEGITVGAVK; encoded by the coding sequence ATGACCACCCTGAACAGTCTGCCCACCTCCAAGCCAAAGCAGGTGCCGCTGCGCCGCCGACTGGAAGACGGCGCGGGAACGCTCGCCACGCTCGCCGTGATCTTCTTCGTGATGTTTCCGCTCGTCTGGATGGTGCTGACCGCCTTCAAGACCGAAGTCGACGCCTTTTCGACCAAGGTGTTCTTTCAGCCCACACTCGACAACTTTCACGCCATCTTCTCCGAGCCGACCTCGCTGGGGTCGCACATCTGGATCAGTGCGCTGGTGGCCTGCCTGACGGTTGCCATCACCGTGCCGCTGGGAGCCGCCGCCGCCTACGTGCTGGCCCGGCACCGCTTCCGGGGACGCGAATCGCTGTCGCTCATCATCCTGATCACCCAGTTCATTCCGGCAGTGGTGGTCGCCATTCCGTTTTTCACGCTGTTCCGCTCGGCGGGCCTGATCGATACGCCCATCGCGCTCGTCATCATCTATCTCTCGTTCACGCTGCCCTACGCCATCTGGATGCTGCGCGGCTTCTTCGACGCGCTGCCGGTCGAGGTCGAGGAAGCGTCGTTCATCGACGGCTGCAACGAACTCCAGACGCTGCGACTGGTCACGTTTCCGCTGGTGATGCCGGGCATTCTGGTTTCGGCAGTATTCGCCTTCATCTCGGCCTGGAACGAGTATTTCTTCGCGCTGATCCTGACGCGCCAGAACTCGCTGACACTGCCCATCGCCATTCAGAGCATCAGCGGGCCTCGCGGCCCCGAGTGGCAGCAGCTCGCGGCCGCAGGGCTGATCGTGATGGTGCCGATCATGGTGATGTCGCTGTTTATCCGCAAGTATTTCGTAGAGGGCATCACGGTGGGAGCGGTCAAGTGA
- a CDS encoding carbohydrate ABC transporter permease has protein sequence MELPQTAAKSAPPALTSRAGSRKTGQLRNGGLRWALLGPALVVILVTVVYPLASSLVTSFRDWRLIYSPTPGDFVGAANYTRALSDAGFLNSLRVSGEYMLMSVSLTLLFGLGIALILARPTPLNVFTRALLIFPFAVAPVLKGYSWRFMLNPDYGVYAKMIGTVIPPLKGYIWLGHEFSALLSIVMSEVWGWAPLFALMFIGALGSIPAETTEAAKVDGATSTQIFFRITLPLLAPVIYIVALLKIISAFKMFDQVAIMTGGGPGDSTQTLYFYVYQVAFRNLDMGYASAVSYILVAIMGLLAFLYVRVLLRDH, from the coding sequence ATGGAACTTCCCCAAACAGCTGCCAAGAGTGCGCCGCCCGCCCTGACGAGCCGCGCCGGGAGCCGCAAAACCGGTCAGCTCCGAAACGGCGGACTCCGCTGGGCGCTGCTCGGCCCGGCCCTGGTGGTCATTCTGGTCACGGTGGTCTATCCGCTGGCGTCATCACTGGTCACGTCATTCCGCGACTGGCGGCTGATCTACTCGCCCACGCCCGGAGACTTCGTGGGGGCCGCCAACTACACCCGCGCCCTGAGCGACGCCGGATTTCTCAACAGCCTGCGCGTCAGCGGCGAGTACATGCTGATGTCGGTGAGCCTCACGCTGCTGTTCGGGCTGGGCATCGCCCTGATTCTCGCCCGGCCCACGCCGCTCAACGTCTTCACCCGCGCCCTGCTGATCTTTCCCTTCGCGGTGGCCCCGGTGCTCAAGGGCTACAGCTGGCGCTTCATGCTCAATCCCGATTACGGCGTGTACGCCAAGATGATCGGCACCGTGATTCCGCCGCTCAAGGGTTATATCTGGCTGGGTCACGAGTTCAGCGCCCTGCTGAGCATCGTGATGTCGGAGGTGTGGGGCTGGGCACCGCTGTTCGCGCTGATGTTCATCGGAGCGCTGGGGTCCATTCCCGCCGAGACGACCGAAGCCGCCAAGGTGGACGGCGCGACAAGCACGCAGATCTTCTTCCGGATCACCCTGCCGCTGCTGGCTCCCGTCATCTATATCGTGGCGCTGCTCAAGATCATCTCGGCCTTCAAGATGTTCGATCAGGTGGCGATCATGACCGGCGGCGGCCCCGGCGACTCGACCCAGACGCTGTATTTCTACGTGTACCAGGTGGCCTTTCGCAACCTCGACATGGGCTACGCCTCGGCCGTTTCGTACATCCTGGTGGCGATCATGGGACTGCTGGCCTTTCTGTACGTGCGCGTCCTGCTGAGGGATCACTGA
- a CDS encoding SDR family NAD(P)-dependent oxidoreductase yields the protein MADDELSGQVALVTGGAGGIGAAICAALAGAGATVLVGYAGNPQRAEALASQLGGPGQHRALLTRVDDSSTLEAAAQAVQAHEGRLDLLVNNAGITTPVPHHDLDGLSDEWIDTILRVNVRGAFACVRAFAPLLRAGGSGLVVNISSIAGRTGMGSNVAYCASKAALDSVTRSLGRALAPDIRVLSVSPGWVDGDYARLMPPELIAAQAERTPLGRIARPQEVARAVLAAATHLTFSTGCIIPVDGGRPLS from the coding sequence ATGGCAGATGACGAACTGAGCGGACAGGTGGCCCTGGTGACAGGCGGCGCGGGCGGCATCGGGGCGGCGATCTGCGCGGCACTGGCCGGAGCGGGCGCAACGGTGCTGGTGGGCTACGCGGGCAATCCGCAGCGGGCGGAAGCTCTGGCCTCGCAGCTCGGCGGGCCGGGTCAGCACCGCGCATTGCTGACCCGCGTCGACGACAGCAGCACCCTTGAAGCGGCGGCGCAGGCTGTTCAGGCCCACGAGGGGCGGCTGGATCTTCTGGTCAACAATGCCGGGATCACCACGCCCGTGCCGCACCACGATCTGGACGGCCTGAGCGACGAGTGGATCGACACCATTCTGCGGGTGAACGTGCGCGGAGCCTTCGCCTGCGTGCGGGCCTTCGCGCCGCTGCTGCGGGCGGGCGGAAGCGGGCTGGTGGTCAATATCAGCAGCATCGCCGGGCGCACCGGCATGGGAAGCAATGTCGCCTACTGTGCCAGCAAGGCCGCACTCGACTCGGTAACGCGCAGTCTGGGCCGCGCCCTTGCTCCCGATATACGGGTGCTGAGCGTCTCGCCCGGCTGGGTCGATGGTGACTACGCCCGCCTGATGCCGCCCGAACTGATCGCGGCGCAGGCCGAGCGCACGCCCCTGGGCCGCATCGCCCGCCCGCAGGAGGTGGCCCGCGCTGTGCTGGCCGCCGCCACCCACCTGACCTTCAGTACCGGCTGCATCATCCCGGTCGACGGCGGCAGACCGCTCAGCTGA
- a CDS encoding cupin domain-containing protein produces MTQAPDAPSTPAPSEDLGIMTGNVVRFRDLKSRPIPLMFIDSILPGHQRHNYAVIGDTASENDAYEPFITSPHGFQVGVVRARQGNGPAYHTHDYIESFLPLRGRWRFYWGSTPDKVDGETILEEFDYITLPPQLWRGFECIDEGESWIFAVLEKHEVYEGKDPYWAPDVIRRAREYGFEASESGKMIKPANFSELEEQMLHQFGDE; encoded by the coding sequence ATGACCCAGGCCCCCGACGCCCCTTCGACCCCTGCCCCCAGCGAAGACCTCGGCATCATGACCGGGAATGTGGTTCGCTTCCGCGACCTGAAATCACGCCCGATTCCGCTGATGTTCATCGACAGCATCCTGCCCGGCCATCAGCGCCACAATTACGCGGTGATCGGTGACACGGCCAGCGAAAACGACGCCTACGAACCGTTCATCACCTCGCCGCACGGCTTTCAGGTGGGCGTGGTGCGGGCGCGGCAGGGCAACGGCCCGGCGTACCACACCCACGACTACATCGAGTCGTTTCTGCCGCTGCGGGGCCGCTGGCGCTTCTACTGGGGCAGCACGCCCGACAAGGTAGACGGCGAGACGATCCTGGAAGAATTCGATTACATCACCCTTCCGCCCCAGCTCTGGCGGGGCTTCGAGTGCATCGACGAGGGCGAGAGCTGGATTTTTGCGGTGCTGGAAAAGCACGAGGTCTACGAGGGCAAAGATCCGTACTGGGCCCCCGACGTGATCCGCCGGGCGCGTGAATACGGCTTCGAGGCCAGCGAAAGTGGCAAGATGATCAAGCCCGCGAATTTCTCCGAACTGGAGGAACAGATGCTTCACCAGTTCGGAGACGAGTAG